The Dyella caseinilytica genome has a window encoding:
- a CDS encoding DUF4126 domain-containing protein, with the protein MNELSNLALAGGLAWASGIRLYATLFLAGLLGRLGYVDLPPGLAVLSHNWVLIVSGVLMVGEFLADKIPVFDSVWDSIQTFIRIPVGTLLAWGVFKNAGADQQIIAALLGGAVVTGTHLAKSGGRALINTSPEPFSNWGASAGEDVSLLGIFYLMFAHPLVLLILLALFLLLLCWLLPKIVRGLRVLMQRLRSAGAWLSGTTRTPNL; encoded by the coding sequence ATGAACGAGTTATCCAACCTCGCCCTTGCCGGTGGCCTGGCCTGGGCCAGCGGCATCCGCCTTTACGCCACGCTTTTTCTCGCCGGCCTGCTGGGTAGGCTGGGTTATGTGGATCTGCCTCCCGGACTGGCGGTGCTCAGCCACAACTGGGTACTGATCGTGTCGGGCGTGTTGATGGTGGGCGAATTCCTCGCCGACAAGATCCCAGTCTTCGACAGCGTGTGGGATTCCATCCAGACCTTTATTCGTATTCCGGTCGGCACCTTGCTGGCGTGGGGTGTGTTCAAGAATGCGGGTGCGGATCAGCAGATCATCGCGGCGCTGCTCGGTGGCGCGGTGGTGACTGGTACGCATCTGGCCAAGTCAGGTGGGCGGGCATTGATCAACACCTCGCCGGAACCTTTCAGCAATTGGGGTGCGAGCGCGGGCGAGGATGTCTCGCTACTGGGCATCTTCTATCTGATGTTTGCGCACCCGCTGGTACTGCTGATCCTGCTCGCGCTGTTTCTGCTGCTGTTGTGTTGGCTGTTGCCGAAGATCGTGCGGGGATTGCGGGTGTTGATGCAGCGTTTGCGTAGCGCGGGTGCTTGGTTATCCGGGACAACCCGAACACCCAATCTTTAG
- a CDS encoding DUF493 family protein has product MKDLGDIKAQQEGQGFQFPGEFEITAMGNASSDLKARVPEILEGIGLHVLHETVRHKHSREGNFLSVTVSFRCDTREQYDLAHSALRADPDIRFTL; this is encoded by the coding sequence ATGAAAGACCTGGGCGACATCAAGGCTCAACAAGAAGGTCAGGGTTTCCAGTTTCCCGGCGAGTTTGAAATCACCGCGATGGGCAATGCCAGCTCGGATCTGAAAGCCCGTGTGCCAGAGATTCTGGAAGGCATCGGCCTGCACGTGCTGCACGAAACCGTGCGGCACAAGCATTCACGCGAAGGTAACTTTCTCTCGGTGACGGTCAGCTTCCGCTGCGATACGCGGGAGCAATACGACCTGGCGCACAGCGCGTTGCGTGCAGATCCGGATATCCGTTTTACGCTGTGA
- the lipA gene encoding lipoyl synthase → MSDTSASSTKTIPISVVSGTPVVEKQLGNDKIALNRAGFDAAVPTLRKPSWIRVRLPQGNAVQQLKARLRENALVTVCEEASCPNIHECFSKGTATFMILGEVCTRRCSFCDVAHGRPAPPDPLEPARLAETIRDMRLKYVVITSVDRDDLRDGGAEHFASCIRAVRHAAPNIRIEILTPDFRGKGRMERALEVLKDFPPDVFNHNLETVPHLYREVRPGADYQWSLDLLKRFKAQHPDVPTKSGIMLGLGETYEQVIETMRDLRAHDVDMITIGQYLQPTPHHHPVVRYWTPDEFEALRVAGEAMGFHHVASGPLVRSSYHADLQAHAAGVTEQA, encoded by the coding sequence ATGAGCGATACGTCCGCTTCATCCACGAAGACTATTCCGATCAGCGTCGTCAGCGGTACGCCGGTTGTCGAAAAGCAGCTCGGCAATGACAAGATCGCGCTCAATCGCGCGGGCTTCGACGCCGCTGTGCCGACTCTGCGCAAGCCGAGCTGGATCCGCGTGCGCCTGCCGCAAGGCAACGCCGTGCAGCAGTTGAAGGCGCGCCTGCGCGAGAACGCATTGGTGACGGTGTGCGAGGAAGCCTCGTGCCCGAACATCCACGAGTGCTTCAGCAAGGGCACCGCCACCTTCATGATCCTTGGCGAAGTGTGCACACGCCGCTGCTCGTTCTGCGATGTGGCGCATGGCCGCCCCGCGCCGCCCGATCCGCTGGAGCCGGCACGCCTGGCCGAAACCATCCGCGACATGCGTCTGAAGTACGTGGTGATCACCTCGGTGGATCGCGACGACCTGCGCGATGGCGGTGCCGAACATTTCGCCTCCTGCATTCGCGCAGTACGCCATGCCGCCCCGAACATCCGCATCGAAATCCTCACACCGGATTTCCGCGGCAAGGGCCGCATGGAGCGCGCGCTGGAAGTGCTGAAGGATTTTCCGCCGGATGTGTTCAATCACAACCTGGAAACCGTGCCGCATCTGTATCGTGAAGTACGTCCGGGCGCCGATTACCAGTGGTCGCTGGACCTGCTCAAGCGCTTCAAGGCCCAGCATCCGGACGTGCCCACCAAGTCGGGCATCATGCTTGGCCTGGGTGAAACCTACGAGCAGGTGATCGAGACCATGCGCGACCTGCGCGCGCATGACGTCGACATGATCACCATCGGCCAGTACCTGCAACCCACGCCGCATCATCATCCGGTGGTGCGTTACTGGACGCCTGACGAATTCGAAGCGCTGCGTGTGGCCGGTGAGGCGATGGGTTTCCATCACGTCGCCTCCGGTCCGCTTGTGCGCTCCTCCTACCATGCCGACCTGCAGGCCCATGCAGCTGGCGTCACCGAGCAAGCCTGA
- a CDS encoding LysM peptidoglycan-binding domain-containing protein, giving the protein MPLRITRLLSVALISAGLSTVVLAAATQSLTWRGDVVTGNGVVKGMAKAWQVAGHGTLQMQPFNTASGLDAVASGAADIAGSARPSSGSAVDSGLTFTPVAWDGLVLVTSPSNPVSNLTLQQVHDIYFGKITNWNQVGGNDSPMDVFAVASPGDGVEFSLRKLLFGRGSQPVAAPRLYVNTTQLEASVELDPRAFGVTTLSSVAGNPKIKMLHIDGVAPSTSSVASGTYPLFTELYLVTNPSSPNAAAAKDFVDFTQSPKGVAVLRAHDLLPYADGNALVAMDSSRRSRILAAVGAHASAEPTQVASAAPVRPVTPAAVAAASRTAVAATPDLKNVSGSVVAAPELSSIKGVHGDAFTVADASSHGASFAKVTADAYVSFGKVNIAKASAKATKTATVVEKKADAKKLASAATKAAPARSYRVGAGETLYSIARKHGVEVAQIRSWNHLKDNTVRTGQVLRIESR; this is encoded by the coding sequence CATGGCGAAGGCGTGGCAGGTGGCAGGTCACGGCACCCTGCAAATGCAGCCCTTCAACACTGCCTCCGGCCTGGATGCAGTGGCCAGTGGCGCCGCCGATATCGCTGGCAGCGCACGCCCGAGTTCCGGCAGCGCGGTCGATAGCGGCCTGACCTTTACACCGGTGGCGTGGGATGGCCTGGTGCTGGTCACCAGCCCGTCCAATCCGGTCAGCAATCTGACCTTGCAGCAAGTGCACGACATCTACTTCGGCAAGATCACCAACTGGAACCAAGTGGGCGGCAATGACTCGCCGATGGACGTATTCGCCGTGGCCAGCCCGGGCGATGGCGTGGAGTTCAGCCTGCGCAAGCTGCTGTTCGGTCGCGGCAGCCAGCCGGTCGCCGCGCCGCGTCTGTATGTGAACACCACGCAGCTGGAAGCCTCGGTAGAACTCGATCCGCGCGCGTTCGGCGTGACCACGCTCTCCAGCGTGGCAGGCAACCCCAAGATCAAGATGCTGCATATCGATGGTGTAGCACCCAGCACGTCCAGCGTTGCCAGCGGCACCTATCCGCTCTTCACGGAACTCTATCTGGTGACCAATCCGAGCAGCCCGAATGCAGCGGCTGCGAAGGATTTTGTCGATTTCACGCAGAGCCCGAAGGGTGTCGCCGTACTGCGCGCACATGACCTGTTGCCCTACGCCGATGGCAACGCCCTGGTCGCTATGGACAGCTCGCGCCGCAGCCGCATCCTTGCCGCTGTCGGTGCGCATGCCAGCGCCGAGCCGACCCAGGTGGCTTCGGCCGCGCCGGTTCGCCCGGTGACGCCGGCTGCGGTTGCGGCCGCTTCGCGCACGGCCGTGGCAGCTACGCCGGATCTGAAGAACGTTTCCGGCTCGGTAGTTGCCGCGCCCGAGCTGAGTAGCATCAAAGGTGTGCACGGTGATGCCTTCACCGTGGCCGATGCCAGCAGCCATGGCGCCAGCTTCGCCAAGGTCACTGCCGATGCCTACGTAAGCTTTGGCAAGGTGAATATCGCCAAGGCCTCGGCCAAGGCAACCAAGACCGCCACCGTCGTCGAAAAGAAAGCCGATGCGAAGAAGCTCGCCAGCGCTGCCACCAAGGCAGCTCCGGCGCGCAGCTATCGTGTCGGTGCGGGTGAAACCCTGTATTCGATCGCCCGCAAGCACGGTGTGGAAGTCGCGCAAATCCGTAGCTGGAATCATCTGAAAGACAACACGGTGCGCACCGGTCAAGTGCTGCGCATCGAATCACGCTGA
- the lipB gene encoding lipoyl(octanoyl) transferase LipB: MSLPLKIRRLGRQPYESVWQAMSAFTDNRTAETVDELWVLEHDPVFTLGQAGKMEHVLAPGEIPVVPVDRGGQVTYHGPGQIVAYPLIDLRRAGVGVRELVNKIEQALIDTLAHWNIEAVRREGAPGVYVADAKVAALGLRVRRGCSFHGLAFNVNMNLEPFHRINPCGYKGLAVTQVLDLGGPSRLADVEEALIGEFCRQFGFDAEPAAPLIPELPARAAV, translated from the coding sequence ATGTCCCTCCCGCTGAAAATCCGCCGCCTGGGTCGCCAACCCTACGAGTCGGTCTGGCAGGCGATGAGCGCCTTCACCGACAACCGCACGGCTGAGACCGTCGACGAACTCTGGGTGCTGGAGCACGATCCCGTCTTCACCCTGGGCCAGGCCGGCAAGATGGAGCATGTCTTGGCCCCGGGCGAGATTCCCGTGGTGCCGGTGGACCGAGGTGGTCAGGTCACCTATCACGGCCCCGGCCAGATCGTGGCTTACCCGCTGATCGACCTGCGTCGGGCCGGGGTGGGGGTGCGCGAACTGGTCAACAAGATCGAGCAGGCCCTTATCGATACGTTGGCGCATTGGAATATCGAGGCCGTGCGCCGCGAGGGCGCCCCCGGCGTCTATGTGGCCGACGCCAAGGTCGCCGCCTTGGGGCTGCGGGTCCGGCGGGGTTGCAGCTTCCACGGGCTGGCCTTCAATGTGAACATGAACCTGGAACCTTTTCACCGCATTAATCCTTGCGGTTACAAGGGTCTGGCGGTCACGCAGGTGCTAGACTTGGGCGGTCCGTCGCGGCTGGCGGATGTCGAAGAGGCGCTGATCGGCGAATTTTGCCGACAGTTCGGCTTCGATGCTGAACCGGCTGCCCCCCTTATTCCCGAACTCCCCGCTCGCGCGGCGGTCTGA
- a CDS encoding HAD family hydrolase has product MRILAITIDLDDTLWPVMPALERADRDLDNYLRQHYPQVARTWPIPVMRELRARVAAERTDLAHDFTAQRYITMQRAFDACGIAEAPLDALWEIYASARNSVELYPDALPALERLRAQWPVASLTNGNADLERIGLHLHFAHQIAARDIGLAKPDARIFLAAAERLGVAPENILHVGDDPELDVVGAREAGLRTAWINRDGHPWPGALGAAPDLNLPDLAMLVEWLDQHHA; this is encoded by the coding sequence ATGCGTATCCTCGCCATCACCATTGATCTCGACGATACGCTGTGGCCGGTCATGCCGGCCCTTGAACGCGCCGACCGCGATCTGGACAACTACCTGCGCCAGCACTACCCGCAGGTGGCGCGTACCTGGCCCATTCCCGTCATGCGCGAGCTGCGCGCCCGCGTCGCTGCCGAGCGCACCGATCTGGCGCACGACTTCACGGCGCAGCGCTACATCACCATGCAGAGAGCGTTCGATGCCTGCGGCATCGCCGAAGCGCCGCTGGATGCCCTGTGGGAGATCTACGCCAGCGCACGCAACAGCGTGGAACTCTACCCCGACGCCCTGCCCGCACTGGAACGCCTGCGCGCCCAATGGCCGGTCGCGAGTCTGACCAACGGCAATGCCGACCTCGAACGCATCGGCCTGCATCTGCACTTCGCACATCAGATCGCGGCGCGCGATATTGGCTTGGCCAAGCCCGATGCACGCATCTTCCTCGCCGCGGCGGAGCGCCTGGGCGTGGCGCCGGAAAACATCCTGCATGTGGGCGATGATCCGGAGCTGGATGTCGTGGGTGCGCGCGAGGCTGGCTTGCGCACCGCCTGGATCAATCGTGACGGACATCCATGGCCTGGTGCATTGGGTGCCGCGCCGGATCTGAATCTGCCCGATCTCGCCATGTTGGTGGAGTGGCTCGACCAGCACCACGCGTAG
- a CDS encoding leucyl aminopeptidase family protein, producing MSALIELRASRHLPTPIEATDANQLAATRKRLSAAQRSWLDENGFDGSPGSVCLLADAQGKLARVLVGVDRKESLAALAALPISLPAGEYALANESVALDPQLAALGWALGAYQFTRYRKAKRASAMLAVDAKTLAVLAPLIEATSLVRDLVNTPTEDMGPKQLADTVKQLGKAHKGKVREWVGDELLEDNFPTIHAVGRASHRPPRLIELSWGKATDPKLVLVGKGVCFDTGGLDLKPSDGMRWMKKDMGGAAHAIALAGLVMQAKLPVRLTLLIPAVENAVSGNALRPGDVVVTRAGHSVEIDNTDAEGRLVLCDALAYGAEQKPDLILDFATLTGAARVALGPDLPALFANDDAVAEEALACGRTVADPVWRLPLWRPYRKMLESYLADFANAGPSRHAGAITAALYMERFIPEGLPWVHLDTYAWNDADRPGRPRGGEAMGLRAIFALLQKRYRAR from the coding sequence ATGTCTGCCCTGATCGAACTCCGCGCCAGCCGCCACCTCCCGACCCCGATCGAAGCCACCGATGCCAACCAGCTCGCCGCTACGCGCAAGCGACTGAGCGCAGCACAACGCAGCTGGCTCGATGAAAACGGCTTCGACGGGTCACCCGGCAGCGTGTGCCTGCTGGCGGATGCGCAGGGTAAGCTGGCACGTGTGCTTGTCGGCGTGGATCGCAAAGAGTCGCTGGCTGCGCTAGCTGCCCTGCCCATAAGCTTGCCGGCGGGCGAATACGCGCTGGCCAACGAAAGCGTCGCACTCGACCCGCAGCTCGCGGCACTTGGCTGGGCGCTGGGTGCGTATCAGTTCACCCGTTATCGCAAGGCCAAGCGCGCATCGGCCATGCTGGCCGTGGATGCCAAGACGCTCGCCGTACTTGCGCCGCTGATCGAAGCCACCAGCCTGGTGCGCGATCTGGTTAACACGCCCACCGAAGACATGGGCCCGAAGCAGCTTGCCGACACCGTGAAGCAGCTTGGCAAAGCGCACAAAGGGAAGGTACGCGAATGGGTCGGTGATGAATTACTGGAAGACAACTTTCCCACGATTCACGCTGTGGGCCGCGCGAGCCATCGTCCGCCACGCCTGATCGAATTGAGCTGGGGCAAAGCCACCGATCCCAAGCTGGTGCTGGTCGGCAAGGGCGTTTGCTTCGACACCGGCGGCCTGGATCTGAAACCTTCCGACGGCATGCGCTGGATGAAGAAGGATATGGGCGGCGCAGCACATGCTATCGCACTGGCCGGCTTGGTGATGCAGGCGAAACTGCCCGTGCGCCTGACCCTGCTGATTCCCGCGGTGGAGAACGCCGTTTCCGGCAACGCCTTGCGACCGGGCGATGTGGTGGTGACGCGCGCCGGACACAGTGTCGAAATCGACAACACCGATGCAGAAGGCCGCCTGGTGCTTTGCGATGCACTGGCCTACGGCGCAGAGCAGAAACCGGATTTGATCCTCGATTTCGCCACACTCACTGGCGCCGCACGCGTTGCACTCGGCCCGGATCTGCCGGCGCTGTTCGCCAACGACGATGCGGTGGCTGAAGAAGCGCTGGCTTGCGGCCGCACTGTTGCCGATCCGGTGTGGCGCCTGCCGCTGTGGCGTCCGTACCGCAAGATGCTGGAATCCTATCTCGCTGACTTTGCCAACGCCGGGCCATCGCGCCATGCGGGTGCGATTACGGCAGCGCTGTATATGGAACGCTTTATTCCGGAAGGCCTGCCGTGGGTGCATCTGGATACATATGCCTGGAACGATGCTGATCGTCCGGGCCGTCCGCGTGGCGGCGAAGCGATGGGTTTGCGTGCGATTTTTGCGTTGTTGCAGAAGCGCTATCGCGCACGTTGA
- a CDS encoding carboxy terminal-processing peptidase → MTFRFRPLLALLIAFSVTASGAALAQSAADMGASTSRKVSELPLKPTDTETNAALMSAHLLTRYHYDAQPLDDAMSQKIYSLYFKLLDGEKVFFTQEDMAKFAQYKTQFGNEIWNRDLSGPFNIFNQYVMRAIDRMTYARNLLKQGFDFTTNDTYNIDRKNADWPKDKAELDDLWRKRTMNDWLRLKLAGKTDDEIRKTLDKRYSNYIDRVKQLDGEDAFQTFMTAYANSTDPHTDYMGPRQAENFDITMKLSLEGIGAVLQARDDYTQIRELVPGGPAVKSGKIHVGDLVLGVGQGATGAITDVVGWRLDDVVNLIRGKKDTTVRLEIVPADQGQDGKHEMITLVRQKVTIEEQAAKKKVVEITDGGVTRKIGVIELPMFYSDFGARSEGDKNFKSATRDVAKLLGELKADGVQGVVIDLRNNGGGSLYEANELTGLFIDQGPDVQVRDARGQVQPLGKDDPSAMTWSGPLAVLVNRGTASASEIFSAAIQDYGRGLVIGNPTFGKGTVQTLIDLNKLSSDPSGNSFGQLKMTVQEFFRINGGSTQLRGVTPDILYPNNGDEKEFGESTYDNALPWTQIPPADYKPVADMKAYLPQLQQLHDERDAKSPAWQLMLDEIAQYKKLSDRTTISLNYDQRQTERKQLDAIQAEFRARHKAIDGSDSAEADEDSQLDDGLNPSERSLKSELKEQEDAKKAPDPQLQETAHILFDAIGLINANPKLAAQVLPYGGKENANMAVAASAASSPLPASPGPSSAAATPAQDAAKNAPAAPAAPSSSGGH, encoded by the coding sequence ATGACCTTTCGTTTTCGTCCCCTGCTTGCACTGCTGATCGCATTCAGCGTTACCGCCTCCGGCGCGGCATTGGCCCAGTCGGCCGCCGACATGGGCGCTTCCACGTCGCGCAAGGTGTCGGAGCTGCCGCTTAAGCCGACTGACACCGAAACCAACGCGGCGCTGATGTCGGCGCACTTGCTCACCCGCTACCACTACGACGCGCAGCCGCTCGACGACGCGATGTCGCAGAAGATCTACAGCTTGTATTTCAAGTTGCTGGATGGCGAAAAGGTGTTCTTCACGCAGGAGGACATGGCGAAGTTCGCCCAATACAAGACGCAGTTCGGTAACGAGATCTGGAACAGGGATCTGTCCGGCCCGTTCAACATCTTCAACCAGTACGTCATGCGCGCGATCGACCGCATGACCTACGCGCGCAACCTGTTGAAGCAGGGTTTTGACTTCACCACCAACGACACTTACAACATCGACCGCAAGAACGCCGACTGGCCGAAGGACAAGGCCGAGTTGGACGACTTGTGGCGCAAGCGCACCATGAACGACTGGTTGCGTCTGAAGCTCGCCGGCAAGACCGATGACGAAATCCGCAAGACGCTCGACAAGCGCTACAGCAACTACATTGACCGCGTGAAGCAGCTGGATGGCGAAGACGCCTTCCAGACCTTCATGACCGCGTACGCCAACTCCACCGATCCGCACACCGATTACATGGGCCCGCGCCAGGCCGAGAACTTCGATATCACGATGAAGCTCTCGCTGGAGGGCATCGGCGCCGTGCTGCAGGCACGCGACGACTACACCCAGATCCGTGAACTCGTGCCTGGCGGTCCGGCGGTGAAGTCCGGCAAGATTCATGTCGGTGATCTGGTATTGGGCGTCGGTCAGGGCGCAACCGGCGCCATCACCGATGTGGTGGGCTGGCGCCTGGACGACGTGGTCAACCTGATCCGCGGCAAGAAGGACACCACGGTGCGCCTTGAAATCGTGCCCGCTGACCAGGGGCAGGATGGCAAGCATGAGATGATCACGCTGGTGCGCCAGAAGGTGACCATCGAAGAACAGGCCGCCAAGAAGAAAGTCGTCGAGATCACCGATGGCGGTGTCACCCGCAAGATCGGCGTGATCGAGCTGCCGATGTTCTATTCCGATTTCGGTGCACGCAGCGAAGGCGACAAGAACTTCAAGAGCGCCACTCGTGACGTGGCCAAGTTGCTGGGCGAACTGAAAGCCGACGGTGTGCAGGGTGTGGTGATCGATCTGCGCAACAATGGTGGCGGCTCGCTGTACGAAGCCAATGAGCTCACCGGCCTGTTCATCGACCAGGGGCCGGACGTGCAGGTGCGCGACGCGCGCGGCCAAGTGCAGCCCCTGGGTAAGGACGATCCGTCAGCGATGACCTGGAGCGGTCCGCTGGCAGTGCTGGTCAACCGTGGTACGGCCTCGGCGTCGGAGATCTTCTCCGCGGCGATCCAGGACTACGGCCGCGGCCTGGTTATCGGCAACCCCACCTTCGGCAAGGGCACGGTGCAGACGCTGATCGATCTCAACAAGCTGTCTTCCGATCCCTCCGGCAATTCGTTCGGCCAGCTGAAGATGACCGTGCAGGAATTCTTCCGCATCAACGGCGGTTCCACGCAGTTGAGGGGCGTGACCCCGGACATCCTGTATCCGAACAACGGTGACGAGAAGGAATTCGGCGAATCGACCTACGACAACGCGTTGCCGTGGACGCAGATCCCGCCTGCTGACTACAAGCCGGTGGCCGACATGAAGGCTTATCTGCCGCAGCTTCAACAGTTGCATGACGAACGCGACGCCAAGTCACCGGCGTGGCAGTTGATGCTGGATGAAATCGCGCAGTACAAGAAACTTTCCGATCGCACCACCATCTCGCTCAACTACGACCAGCGGCAGACGGAGCGCAAGCAACTGGATGCGATCCAGGCGGAATTCCGCGCACGTCACAAGGCCATCGACGGCAGCGATTCCGCAGAGGCCGATGAAGACAGCCAGCTCGACGACGGTCTGAACCCGAGCGAGCGCAGCCTGAAGAGTGAGCTGAAGGAACAGGAAGACGCCAAGAAGGCACCCGATCCGCAGCTGCAGGAAACCGCGCACATCCTGTTCGACGCGATTGGCCTGATCAACGCGAATCCGAAGCTGGCGGCGCAAGTGTTGCCCTACGGTGGTAAGGAGAACGCCAACATGGCGGTAGCGGCGAGCGCCGCGTCCTCGCCTCTGCCGGCGTCACCCGGCCCTTCCAGCGCAGCCGCTACGCCAGCGCAGGATGCCGCCAAGAATGCACCTGCAGCGCCGGCGGCACCGAGTTCGAGTGGCGGCCACTGA